A genomic window from Pseudocitrobacter corydidari includes:
- the rsmA gene encoding 16S rRNA (adenine(1518)-N(6)/adenine(1519)-N(6))-dimethyltransferase RsmA — protein MNNRVHQGHLARKRFGQNFLNDQFVIDSIVSAINPQKGQAMVEIGPGLAALTEPVGERLDEMTVIELDRDLAARLKTHPFLGPKLTIYQQDAMTMNFGELSQTLGQPLRVFGNLPYNISTPLMFHLFSYTNAIADMHFMLQKEVVNRLVAGPNSKAYGRLTVMAQYYCQVIPVLEVPPSAFTPPPKVDSAVVRLVPHSTKPYPVKDVRVLSRITTEAFNQRRKTIRNSLGNLFSVEVLTELGVDPTMRAENISVAQYCKMANYLAENAPPKES, from the coding sequence ATGAATAATCGAGTCCATCAGGGCCACTTAGCCCGTAAACGTTTCGGGCAAAACTTCCTTAACGATCAGTTCGTTATTGACAGCATCGTTTCGGCGATCAATCCGCAGAAAGGCCAGGCGATGGTTGAAATCGGCCCGGGTCTTGCCGCATTGACCGAGCCGGTTGGCGAACGTCTTGACGAAATGACCGTCATCGAGCTTGACCGTGACCTCGCCGCACGTCTGAAAACGCACCCGTTCCTGGGGCCGAAGCTGACCATTTATCAGCAGGACGCCATGACCATGAACTTCGGTGAGCTTTCGCAAACGCTGGGCCAGCCGCTGCGCGTATTCGGCAACCTGCCGTATAACATCTCGACGCCGCTGATGTTCCATCTGTTTAGCTATACTAATGCGATCGCCGACATGCACTTCATGTTGCAAAAAGAGGTGGTTAACCGTCTGGTTGCAGGCCCGAACAGCAAGGCGTATGGTCGTTTAACGGTGATGGCGCAGTATTACTGCCAGGTTATCCCGGTACTCGAAGTGCCGCCGAGCGCCTTTACGCCGCCGCCTAAAGTCGATTCTGCCGTCGTGCGCCTGGTGCCACACAGCACCAAGCCATATCCGGTGAAAGACGTTCGCGTGCTGAGCCGCATCACCACAGAGGCGTTTAACCAGCGTCGTAAAACGATCCGCAACAGTCTCGGCAACCTGTTCAGCGTTGAAGTTCTGACGGAGCTGGGCGTCGACCCGACGATGCGGGCAGAAAATATCTCTGTTGCGCAGTACTGCAAGATGGCCAACTATCTGGCAGAGAACGCGCCGCCGAAGGAGAGCTAA
- a CDS encoding YgdI/YgdR family lipoprotein: MQKRIVITSILTAAALFTVAGCSSNQSVKTTDGRTIVTDGKPQVDDDTGLVSYENAETGKTEQINRDQVKSMNELNN; the protein is encoded by the coding sequence ATGCAAAAACGTATCGTAATCACCTCTATTTTAACTGCCGCAGCACTGTTTACCGTCGCGGGCTGTTCATCGAATCAGTCCGTTAAAACCACCGATGGCCGCACAATTGTGACCGATGGCAAGCCGCAGGTCGATGATGACACCGGGCTGGTCTCCTATGAAAATGCGGAAACCGGCAAAACTGAGCAGATTAACCGTGACCAGGTTAAATCCATGAACGAGCTCAACAACTGA
- a CDS encoding FAD-dependent oxidoreductase, translated as MSEDIFDAIIVGAGLAGSVAALVLAREGADVLVIERGNSAGAKNVTGGRIYAHSLERIIPGFADTAPVERRITHEKLAFMTEKGAMTMDYLNGEEAGASQVSYSVLRSKFDAWLMAQAEEAGAQLITGIRVDNVVQRDGKVVGVEADGDILEAKVVILADGVNSLLAEKLGMAKRVDAANVAVGVKELIELPKSVIEDRFQLQGNEGAACLFAGSPTDGLMGGGFLYTNEDTLSLGLVCGLHHLKDAKKSVPQMLEDFKQHPAVAPLIAGGKMVEYSAHVVPEAGMNMQPELIGDGVLIAGDAAGMCMNLGFTIRGMDLAVAAGEAAAKAVLSAKQNNDFSRNGLASYRQHLDNGPMRDMRMYQRLPAFLDNPRMFTRYPEMVVGVARDLFTVDGSAPVPMRKKILQHAKKVGFINLMKDGIKGVTVL; from the coding sequence ATGTCTGAAGATATCTTTGATGCCATTATTGTCGGTGCCGGGCTTGCGGGTTCGGTGGCGGCGCTGGTGCTGGCCCGTGAAGGCGCCGATGTGCTGGTTATCGAACGCGGTAACTCTGCGGGCGCGAAAAATGTCACCGGCGGGCGTATTTATGCCCATAGCCTGGAGCGCATCATTCCAGGTTTTGCCGACACAGCGCCCGTTGAGCGGCGCATCACCCATGAAAAACTCGCCTTTATGACCGAAAAAGGGGCGATGACCATGGACTATCTCAACGGTGAAGAGGCCGGTGCATCGCAGGTCTCTTATTCGGTGCTGCGCAGTAAATTTGACGCCTGGCTGATGGCGCAGGCGGAAGAGGCGGGCGCGCAGCTGATCACCGGGATCCGCGTCGATAACGTCGTGCAGCGCGACGGCAAAGTGGTCGGCGTGGAAGCCGATGGCGATATCCTCGAAGCGAAAGTGGTGATCCTCGCCGATGGCGTGAATTCTCTGCTGGCGGAAAAACTCGGCATGGCGAAGCGCGTGGATGCCGCCAACGTGGCCGTCGGGGTGAAAGAACTGATCGAACTGCCGAAATCGGTGATTGAAGATCGCTTCCAGCTTCAGGGCAACGAAGGCGCGGCCTGCCTGTTTGCCGGCTCACCGACGGACGGCCTGATGGGCGGTGGTTTCCTCTATACCAATGAAGATACGCTCTCGCTGGGCCTGGTCTGTGGCTTGCATCATCTGAAAGATGCAAAGAAATCCGTGCCGCAAATGCTTGAAGATTTTAAACAGCATCCCGCTGTCGCCCCGCTGATCGCGGGCGGAAAAATGGTGGAGTATTCGGCGCACGTGGTGCCGGAAGCGGGCATGAATATGCAGCCGGAACTGATCGGCGACGGCGTATTAATCGCCGGTGACGCCGCCGGGATGTGCATGAATCTTGGCTTTACCATTCGCGGCATGGATCTGGCGGTAGCCGCGGGTGAAGCGGCGGCGAAAGCGGTGTTATCCGCGAAACAAAACAATGACTTCAGCCGCAACGGCCTGGCGTCCTATCGCCAGCATCTCGATAACGGCCCGATGCGCGATATGCGCATGTATCAGCGCCTGCCCGCGTTCCTCGATAATCCGCGCATGTTCACGCGTTATCCGGAAATGGTGGTCGGTGTCGCGCGCGACCTGTTCACTGTTGATGGCAGCGCGCCGGTGCCGATGCGCAAGAAAATCCTTCAGCATGCGAAGAAAGTGGGCTTTATCAATCTGATGAAGGACGGCATTAAAGGAGTGACCGTACTATGA
- the pdxA gene encoding 4-hydroxythreonine-4-phosphate dehydrogenase PdxA — protein MTTTHRVVITPGEPAGIGPDLVIQLAQRDWPVELVVCADGALLSERATLLGLPLSLLPYSPDESAQPQPAGTLTLLSVPLRAPVTPGELNVQNGHYVVDTLARACDGCLSGEFAALITGPVHKGIINDAGVPFTGHTEFFEERSHAPKVVMMLATEELRVALATTHLPLKDVSDAITVDLLDEVITILHHDLQTKFGLATPHILVCGLNPHAGEGGHMGTEEIDTIIPVLNTLRAKGMNLSGPLPADTLFQPKYLDNADAVLAMYHDQGLPVLKYQGFGRGVNITLGLPFIRTSVDHGTALELAGHGKAEVGSFITALNLAIKMIVNSK, from the coding sequence ATGACGACAACCCATCGTGTGGTGATCACGCCCGGCGAACCCGCCGGGATTGGTCCGGATCTGGTTATCCAGCTCGCCCAGCGCGATTGGCCCGTTGAACTGGTGGTGTGCGCCGATGGCGCACTCCTCAGTGAGCGAGCCACGCTCCTCGGCCTTCCGCTTTCTCTTCTGCCTTACTCCCCTGACGAATCCGCCCAACCGCAACCCGCCGGTACGCTCACCCTGCTCTCTGTGCCGCTACGCGCGCCAGTGACGCCAGGCGAGCTTAACGTGCAGAACGGTCACTATGTGGTGGATACGCTGGCACGCGCCTGTGACGGCTGCCTGAGTGGCGAATTTGCCGCCCTGATTACCGGGCCGGTGCACAAAGGCATCATCAACGACGCGGGCGTGCCCTTTACCGGGCATACGGAGTTCTTTGAAGAGCGCTCGCACGCACCGAAAGTGGTGATGATGCTGGCGACGGAAGAACTGCGCGTGGCGCTGGCGACGACGCATCTGCCGTTAAAGGACGTAAGCGATGCGATCACGGTCGATTTGCTCGACGAAGTGATCACCATTCTGCATCACGATCTGCAAACCAAATTTGGCCTCGCTACGCCGCATATTCTGGTGTGCGGCCTCAACCCGCACGCGGGCGAAGGCGGCCATATGGGCACGGAAGAAATAGACACCATTATCCCGGTGCTGAATACGCTGCGCGCGAAAGGAATGAATCTGAGCGGGCCGCTGCCTGCCGATACTCTTTTCCAGCCTAAGTATCTTGATAATGCCGACGCGGTGCTCGCAATGTACCACGATCAGGGCTTACCCGTGCTAAAATACCAGGGCTTTGGCCGTGGCGTGAATATCACCCTCGGTTTACCCTTTATTCGAACCTCTGTTGACCACGGCACTGCCCTTGAACTGGCAGGTCACGGAAAAGCAGAGGTCGGCAGTTTTATTACGGCGCTTAATCTCGCCATCAAAATGATTGTTAACTCTAAATGA
- the fixX gene encoding ferredoxin-like protein FixX: protein MTSPVNVDVKLGVNKFNVDEENPHIILKTDPDKAALDVLVKACPAGLYKKQDDGSVRFDYAGCLECGTCRILGLGTALEKWEYPRGTFGVEFRYG, encoded by the coding sequence ATGACTTCCCCTGTGAACGTCGACGTCAAACTGGGCGTCAATAAATTCAATGTCGATGAAGAAAACCCGCACATCATTTTGAAAACAGATCCCGATAAAGCGGCGCTGGATGTGCTGGTGAAAGCCTGCCCCGCCGGGCTGTATAAAAAGCAGGATGACGGCAGCGTGCGCTTTGACTACGCGGGCTGTCTGGAGTGTGGAACCTGCCGCATTCTTGGCCTCGGGACGGCGCTGGAAAAATGGGAATATCCGCGTGGCACGTTTGGCGTGGAATTTCGCTATGGCTGA
- the kefC gene encoding glutathione-regulated potassium-efflux system protein KefC — translation MDNHTLIQALIYLGSAALIVPIAVRLGLGSVLGYLIAGCIIGPWGLRLVTDAESILHFAEIGVVLMLFVIGLELDPKRLWKLRASVFGGGLLQMVVCGALIGLFCMFLGLRWQVAELIGMTLALSSTAIAMQAMNERNLTVSQVGRSAFAVLLFQDIAAIPLVAMIPLLATSGASTTLGAFAFSALKVAGALVLVVLLGRYVTRPVLRFVARSGLREVFSAVALFLVFGFGFLLEEVGLSMAMGAFLAGVLLASSEYRHALESDIEPFKGLLLGLFFIGVGMSIDFGTLIDHPLRIITLLFGFLIIKSVMLWLIAKPLQVPRSQRAWFAVLLGQGSEFAFVVFGAAQMANVLDADWAKALTLAVALSMAATPILLVLLTRMEARKSGGEQREADQIDEEQPRVIIAGFGRYGQITGRLLLSSGVKMVILDHDPDHVDTLRKFDMKVFYGDATRVDMLESAGASKAEVLINAIDDPQTSLQLTELVKEHFPNLTIIARARDVEHYIQLRQAGVESPERETFEGALKSGRMALESLGLGAYEARERADLFRRFNTRMVEEMVEMAENDASTRAAVFKRTSAMLTEIINEDRNHLSVIQRHGWQGTEEGKHSGNPADEPEIKPSA, via the coding sequence GTGGATAACCATACTCTGATTCAGGCGCTGATCTATCTGGGCTCCGCCGCGCTGATTGTACCGATTGCCGTGCGTCTCGGGCTGGGTTCGGTGCTCGGCTACCTGATTGCCGGTTGTATTATCGGCCCGTGGGGCTTGCGCCTGGTGACCGATGCCGAGTCTATCCTGCACTTCGCCGAAATTGGCGTGGTGCTGATGCTGTTTGTCATCGGCCTTGAGCTGGACCCAAAACGTCTGTGGAAACTGCGCGCCTCGGTATTTGGCGGCGGCCTGCTGCAAATGGTGGTGTGCGGTGCGTTGATTGGCCTGTTCTGTATGTTCCTCGGCCTGCGCTGGCAGGTGGCAGAACTGATTGGCATGACGCTGGCGCTCTCTTCAACGGCGATAGCCATGCAGGCAATGAACGAGCGTAATCTGACCGTCTCCCAGGTCGGGCGTAGCGCGTTTGCCGTACTGCTGTTCCAGGATATCGCGGCGATCCCGCTGGTGGCGATGATCCCGCTGCTGGCAACCAGCGGTGCATCCACCACGTTGGGCGCGTTTGCCTTTTCTGCGCTTAAAGTTGCAGGGGCACTGGTGCTGGTGGTCCTGCTGGGGCGCTACGTCACGCGCCCGGTGTTGCGTTTTGTGGCACGTTCCGGCCTGCGGGAAGTGTTCAGCGCCGTGGCGCTGTTCCTGGTTTTTGGTTTCGGTTTCCTGCTGGAAGAAGTGGGCTTGTCGATGGCGATGGGCGCGTTTCTGGCGGGCGTATTGCTGGCGAGTTCGGAGTATCGACACGCGCTGGAAAGCGATATTGAACCGTTTAAAGGCTTGCTGCTGGGGCTGTTCTTCATTGGCGTCGGCATGTCTATCGACTTCGGTACGCTTATCGATCATCCGCTGCGCATCATTACGCTGCTGTTTGGCTTCCTGATTATCAAATCGGTCATGCTGTGGCTTATTGCTAAACCGTTGCAGGTGCCGCGCTCGCAGCGCGCCTGGTTTGCGGTGCTGCTGGGGCAGGGAAGTGAATTCGCGTTCGTCGTCTTTGGCGCGGCGCAGATGGCAAACGTGCTGGATGCTGACTGGGCAAAAGCCCTGACGCTGGCGGTGGCACTCTCCATGGCGGCGACGCCGATTCTGCTGGTGCTGCTGACCCGTATGGAAGCACGTAAAAGCGGCGGTGAGCAGCGTGAAGCCGATCAGATTGATGAAGAACAGCCGCGCGTGATTATCGCGGGCTTTGGTCGTTATGGTCAGATTACCGGCCGTCTGCTGCTCTCCAGCGGCGTGAAAATGGTGATCCTCGATCACGACCCGGATCACGTCGACACCCTGCGTAAGTTCGACATGAAGGTGTTCTACGGCGATGCGACGCGCGTTGATATGCTGGAATCCGCCGGGGCGTCGAAAGCGGAAGTGCTGATTAACGCCATTGACGATCCACAAACCAGCTTACAGCTGACCGAACTGGTGAAAGAGCACTTCCCGAACCTGACGATTATTGCCCGTGCCCGCGACGTTGAGCATTACATTCAACTGCGTCAGGCCGGGGTGGAATCGCCGGAACGTGAAACCTTCGAAGGCGCGCTGAAATCGGGCCGCATGGCGCTGGAATCGCTGGGGCTGGGCGCTTACGAGGCGCGTGAACGCGCTGACCTGTTCCGCCGCTTTAACACCCGCATGGTGGAAGAGATGGTCGAAATGGCTGAAAACGATGCGTCGACGCGTGCGGCGGTGTTCAAACGCACCAGCGCGATGCTGACGGAAATCATCAATGAAGACCGTAATCATCTGTCGGTTATCCAGCGTCACGGCTGGCAGGGAACGGAAGAGGGCAAACACAGCGGTAACCCTGCGGACGAGCCCGAAATAAAGCCTTCTGCCTGA
- a CDS encoding electron transfer flavoprotein subunit alpha/FixB family protein, producing MSKFSSVWVFSDTPSRLPELMSGAQVLGEKIHTFTLSDADSVLAFQLGANQVWQLCGKPDDRMMEDYAGVMADTIRQQGANGLVLLPNSRRGKLLAAKLGFRLSAAVSNDASAVVAQEGRVAVKHMVYGGLAIGEETICSPFAVMTLSSGTFDAVQPNASLSGEAQKVEWQAPAVAITRTATQPRQSSNVDLDKARLVVSVGRGIGSKENIPLAEALCQAIGAELACSRPVAENEKWMEHERYVGISNLMLKPELYLAVGISGQIQHMVGANGAQTICAINKDKNAPIFQYADYGIVGDLMKILPELTRALAR from the coding sequence ATGAGCAAGTTTTCCAGTGTCTGGGTATTCAGCGATACCCCTTCTCGCCTGCCGGAACTGATGAGTGGTGCACAGGTATTAGGCGAAAAAATTCATACGTTCACCCTCAGCGACGCGGATAGCGTGCTGGCGTTCCAGCTGGGTGCCAATCAGGTATGGCAGCTGTGTGGCAAGCCGGACGATCGCATGATGGAAGATTATGCGGGCGTGATGGCCGATACCATCCGCCAGCAGGGGGCCAATGGCCTCGTGCTGTTGCCAAACAGCCGTCGCGGTAAATTGCTGGCAGCGAAACTCGGCTTCCGCTTGTCGGCGGCGGTGTCCAACGATGCCAGCGCGGTGGTGGCGCAAGAGGGGCGCGTTGCGGTTAAACACATGGTGTATGGCGGCCTGGCGATTGGCGAAGAGACGATCTGCTCGCCGTTCGCGGTGATGACGCTCAGTAGCGGAACGTTTGATGCCGTACAGCCGAACGCATCGCTCAGCGGCGAGGCGCAGAAAGTCGAGTGGCAAGCCCCTGCGGTGGCCATTACCCGCACGGCGACGCAGCCGCGCCAGAGCAGCAACGTCGACCTGGACAAAGCGCGTCTGGTAGTCAGCGTGGGTCGCGGTATCGGCAGCAAAGAGAATATCCCGCTCGCCGAGGCGCTGTGTCAGGCGATTGGTGCTGAACTGGCCTGTTCGCGTCCGGTCGCGGAAAACGAAAAATGGATGGAGCATGAGCGCTATGTCGGCATCTCTAACCTGATGCTGAAGCCGGAGCTCTATCTGGCGGTCGGTATTTCCGGGCAGATCCAGCATATGGTTGGCGCGAACGGTGCGCAGACGATCTGTGCGATCAACAAAGATAAAAATGCGCCGATCTTCCAGTATGCCGATTACGGCATCGTGGGCGATCTGATGAAGATCCTGCCTGAGCTGACCCGCGCGTTAGCCCGCTAG
- the kefF gene encoding glutathione-regulated potassium-efflux system oxidoreductase KefF, protein MILIIYAHPYPQHSHANKRMLEQVRTLDDVEVRSLYSLYPDFNIDIAAEQDALSRADLIILQHPMQWYSTPPLLKLWMDKVLSHGWAYGHGGTALHGKSMLWAVTTGGAESHFEIGSHPGFDVLAQPLEATAIYCGLKWLPPFTLHSTFICDEETLQAKARHYKQRLLAWQEDNRG, encoded by the coding sequence ATGATTCTCATTATTTATGCGCATCCTTATCCGCAGCACTCGCATGCGAATAAGCGAATGCTTGAGCAGGTAAGGACGCTGGACGACGTAGAGGTTCGCTCGCTCTACAGCCTCTATCCAGATTTCAATATCGATATCGCCGCGGAGCAGGACGCGCTTAGCCGTGCCGACCTCATCATCCTTCAACACCCCATGCAATGGTACAGCACGCCGCCGCTGCTCAAACTGTGGATGGACAAAGTGCTGTCGCACGGCTGGGCCTATGGTCACGGCGGAACTGCGCTGCACGGCAAAAGTATGCTGTGGGCGGTCACCACCGGCGGGGCGGAAAGCCATTTTGAGATTGGCTCACACCCTGGGTTCGATGTGCTGGCGCAGCCGCTGGAAGCAACGGCGATTTACTGCGGCCTGAAGTGGCTGCCGCCGTTTACTCTCCACAGCACCTTTATCTGCGACGAAGAAACGCTGCAGGCGAAGGCGCGTCATTACAAACAGCGTTTGCTGGCCTGGCAGGAGGATAATCGTGGATAA
- the apaG gene encoding Co2+/Mg2+ efflux protein ApaG: MIDSPRVCVQVQSVYIESQSLPDEERYVFAYTVTIRNLGRTQVQLLGRYWLITNGHGRETEVQGEGVVGVQPHIAPGDEYQYTSGAVLETPLGTMQGHYEMIDIDGRPFSIDIPVFRLFVPTLIH, translated from the coding sequence ATGATTGATTCGCCTCGAGTTTGCGTCCAGGTTCAAAGTGTTTACATTGAATCGCAGTCTCTACCGGACGAAGAGCGTTATGTCTTCGCCTACACGGTAACCATCCGCAATCTCGGGCGAACTCAGGTTCAGCTCCTGGGCCGCTACTGGCTCATCACCAACGGTCATGGTCGTGAAACCGAAGTACAGGGCGAGGGCGTCGTTGGCGTCCAGCCGCATATCGCACCCGGTGACGAATATCAGTACACCAGCGGTGCGGTACTCGAAACCCCGCTTGGCACCATGCAGGGCCACTATGAAATGATCGATATCGACGGCAGGCCGTTCTCTATCGACATTCCCGTATTCCGTCTCTTTGTCCCGACACTAATCCATTAA
- the folA gene encoding type 3 dihydrofolate reductase, whose translation MISLIAALAVDRVIGMENAMPWNLPADLAWFKRNTLNKPVVMGRLTWESIGRPLPGRKNIVISSQPGTDDRVQWVKSVDEAIAACGDVEEIMVIGGGRVYEQFLPKAHKLYLTHIDAEVEGDTHFPDYDPDQWESVFSEFHDADEQNSHSYCFEILERR comes from the coding sequence ATGATCAGTCTGATTGCTGCGCTAGCGGTAGATCGCGTCATCGGCATGGAAAACGCCATGCCCTGGAATCTCCCCGCCGATCTGGCGTGGTTTAAACGCAACACGCTTAACAAACCTGTCGTAATGGGTCGTTTGACCTGGGAATCGATCGGTCGCCCGCTGCCGGGCCGTAAAAACATCGTTATCAGCAGCCAGCCAGGCACCGACGATCGCGTCCAGTGGGTGAAGTCGGTGGATGAAGCTATTGCCGCCTGCGGCGATGTGGAAGAGATTATGGTGATTGGCGGTGGTCGTGTTTACGAGCAGTTCCTGCCGAAAGCGCACAAGCTGTACCTGACGCACATTGATGCGGAAGTGGAAGGCGACACGCACTTCCCGGATTACGATCCGGACCAGTGGGAATCTGTATTTAGCGAATTCCACGACGCGGACGAGCAGAATTCGCATAGCTACTGTTTTGAGATTTTAGAGCGTCGTTGA
- a CDS encoding MFS transporter has product MPQPRNFDDIKFSSIHRRIMLWGSGGPFLDGYVLVIIGVALEQLTPFLKLDAEWIGLLGAATLAGLFVGTTLFGYISDKVGRRKMFLIDIIAIGLISVATMFVSSPAELLVMRVLIGIVIGADYPIATSMITEFSNTRQRAFSIGFIAAMWYVGATCANLVGYCLYDVEGGWRWMLGSAFIPCLIILIGRFDLPESPRWLLRKGRVEECQQMMIKLFGEPVTFDDEPPKETRFLQLFNRRHFPFVLFVAAIWTCQVIPMFAIYTFGPQIVGLLGWEQGRSAALGNVVISLFFMLGCVPAMFWLNSVGRRMLLIGSFLMMTLALALLGVVSNLGIGLVVFAFAVYAFFSGGPGILQWLYPNELFPTDIRASAVGVIMSLSRVGTIISTWALPVFITRYGINNVMLIGAGISFVGLAISVMFAPETRGMSLTQTANMTIRGKSVS; this is encoded by the coding sequence ATGCCGCAGCCCAGAAACTTTGATGACATCAAATTCTCCTCTATTCACCGCAGGATCATGCTGTGGGGAAGCGGCGGGCCGTTTCTGGATGGCTATGTACTGGTGATAATCGGCGTTGCGCTGGAGCAGCTCACGCCTTTCCTGAAACTGGATGCCGAATGGATTGGCCTGCTGGGTGCGGCGACGCTGGCGGGGTTATTCGTTGGCACCACGCTGTTCGGCTACATTTCCGATAAGGTCGGACGGCGGAAAATGTTCCTCATCGATATTATCGCCATCGGGCTGATATCGGTGGCGACGATGTTTGTCTCTTCCCCCGCCGAGCTGCTGGTGATGCGCGTGCTGATTGGCATCGTGATTGGCGCGGATTACCCCATCGCCACTTCCATGATCACCGAGTTTTCCAACACCCGTCAGCGGGCGTTTTCCATCGGTTTTATCGCCGCGATGTGGTATGTCGGCGCAACCTGCGCCAACCTGGTGGGATACTGTTTGTATGACGTTGAAGGCGGCTGGCGCTGGATGCTGGGCAGCGCGTTTATTCCTTGCCTGATCATTCTGATTGGTCGTTTCGACCTGCCGGAATCGCCGCGCTGGCTGCTGCGCAAAGGAAGGGTGGAAGAGTGCCAGCAGATGATGATCAAACTCTTTGGCGAACCCGTCACATTCGACGATGAACCGCCGAAAGAGACGCGTTTCCTGCAACTCTTCAATCGCCGTCACTTCCCGTTTGTGCTGTTTGTCGCCGCCATCTGGACCTGTCAGGTGATCCCTATGTTCGCCATCTACACCTTCGGGCCGCAAATCGTCGGCCTGTTGGGCTGGGAACAGGGCAGAAGCGCGGCGCTCGGCAACGTGGTAATCAGCCTCTTCTTTATGCTGGGCTGCGTGCCAGCGATGTTCTGGCTTAACAGCGTCGGGCGACGAATGTTACTTATTGGCAGCTTCCTGATGATGACCCTGGCGCTGGCCTTACTTGGCGTGGTGTCTAACCTGGGAATTGGGCTGGTGGTGTTCGCGTTTGCGGTATACGCGTTTTTCTCCGGCGGGCCGGGCATCCTGCAATGGCTCTATCCGAATGAACTCTTCCCGACGGACATTCGCGCGTCTGCCGTGGGGGTAATTATGTCGCTGAGTCGTGTGGGAACGATTATCTCCACCTGGGCGCTGCCGGTGTTTATCACCCGCTATGGGATCAACAATGTGATGCTCATTGGCGCGGGCATTTCTTTTGTCGGGCTGGCGATTTCCGTGATGTTTGCGCCAGAAACGCGCGGAATGTCGCTGACGCAGACGGCAAACATGACGATTCGCGGGAAGTCTGTCTCCTGA
- the apaH gene encoding bis(5'-nucleosyl)-tetraphosphatase (symmetrical) ApaH — translation MATYLIGDIHGCFDELIALLDQVEFTPGTDTLWLTGDLVARGPGSLDVLRYVKSMGDDVRIVLGNHDLHLLAVFAGISRNKPKDRLNALLEAPDADDLLNWLRRQPLMQVDEEKKLVMAHAGITPQWDMETAKQCARDVEAVLSSDSYPFFLDAMYGDMPNNWSPQLTGLARLRFITNAFTRMRYCFPNGQLDMYTKEAPENAPAPLKPWFAIPGPVTEEYSVVFGHWASLEGRGTPEGVYALDTGCCWGGDLTCLRWEDKQYFTQASNRHIDPGMGEAVAS, via the coding sequence ATGGCTACATACCTTATTGGCGACATTCATGGTTGCTTTGATGAGTTGATCGCATTGCTCGATCAGGTGGAGTTTACCCCAGGGACAGACACGCTGTGGCTGACCGGCGACCTGGTCGCGCGCGGCCCCGGCTCTCTGGACGTGCTGCGCTATGTTAAATCGATGGGCGACGACGTGCGTATCGTCCTCGGCAACCACGACCTGCATCTGCTGGCCGTGTTTGCGGGGATCAGCCGCAACAAACCCAAAGACAGGCTTAACGCGCTGCTGGAGGCCCCTGACGCCGACGACCTGCTCAACTGGCTGCGTCGTCAGCCGCTGATGCAGGTGGATGAAGAGAAGAAGCTGGTGATGGCCCACGCCGGGATCACCCCGCAATGGGACATGGAAACAGCAAAACAGTGCGCCCGCGACGTAGAAGCGGTGCTGTCGAGCGACTCCTATCCCTTCTTCCTCGACGCGATGTATGGCGATATGCCGAATAACTGGTCGCCACAGTTAACGGGCCTGGCACGTCTGCGGTTTATCACTAACGCATTCACCCGCATGCGTTACTGTTTCCCCAACGGGCAACTGGATATGTACACCAAAGAAGCGCCGGAAAACGCCCCTGCGCCGCTCAAACCATGGTTTGCCATACCAGGGCCGGTGACGGAGGAGTACAGCGTGGTGTTCGGCCACTGGGCGTCTCTGGAAGGTCGCGGTACGCCGGAAGGCGTGTACGCACTGGATACGGGCTGCTGCTGGGGTGGGGATTTAACCTGCCTGCGCTGGGAAGATAAGCAGTACTTTACTCAGGCATCGAATCGACATATCGATCCCGGAATGGGCGAGGCTGTGGCGTCCTGA